In Roseovarius indicus, one genomic interval encodes:
- a CDS encoding MaoC/PaaZ C-terminal domain-containing protein, whose protein sequence is MPLDFDALLNWDFEEIEQTLTERDTILYALGLGFGEDPTDKKELAYVYEDGLKAVPSMAVILGYPGFWLRDPKTGVNWQKVLHGEQWLDIYKPLPTHGRIVGRSKIDFIADKGEGKGAVIYQSRDIIDADSGEKLARVAMSAFCRGDGGFGGENQAGPAPAVLPDRAPDHVCDIDTLPRQALIYRLSGDFNPLHADPDVARSVGFDRPILHGLATYGLAARAILKTLLDYDSARLVGLDVRFSAPVYPGETVRFEIWEEDGEARFRASIPARDVVVLNNGAARFA, encoded by the coding sequence ATGCCATTGGATTTCGATGCACTGTTGAACTGGGACTTTGAGGAAATCGAACAGACGCTGACCGAGCGGGATACCATCCTATATGCACTCGGCCTTGGGTTCGGCGAGGATCCGACCGACAAAAAGGAGCTGGCCTATGTCTATGAGGACGGGCTCAAGGCAGTTCCGTCGATGGCGGTCATTTTGGGGTATCCCGGCTTCTGGCTGCGCGATCCCAAGACCGGCGTAAACTGGCAAAAAGTGCTGCACGGAGAACAGTGGCTCGACATCTACAAGCCACTGCCGACACATGGCCGGATTGTCGGCCGCAGCAAGATCGACTTCATCGCCGACAAGGGCGAGGGCAAGGGAGCCGTCATTTACCAAAGCCGTGATATTATCGACGCGGACAGCGGTGAAAAGCTGGCGCGCGTGGCGATGTCGGCTTTCTGTCGCGGTGATGGGGGGTTTGGCGGTGAAAACCAAGCGGGTCCGGCACCCGCAGTGCTGCCTGATCGGGCGCCTGATCATGTATGTGATATCGATACCCTGCCGCGCCAAGCCCTTATTTATCGTCTCAGCGGTGATTTCAATCCGCTTCATGCTGACCCGGATGTTGCCCGTTCTGTCGGGTTCGACCGCCCGATCCTGCATGGTCTGGCGACCTATGGGCTGGCGGCCCGGGCGATTCTAAAGACGTTGCTTGACTATGATTCTGCCCGGCTTGTCGGTCTGGATGTTCGGTTCTCGGCGCCGGTCTATCCCGGCGAAACCGTGCGGTTCGAAATCTGGGAAGAGGACGGCGAGGCCCGGTTTCGAGCATCTATTCCGGCACGCGACGTGGTTGTTCTGAACAACGGCGCGGCGCGCTTCGCCTGA
- a CDS encoding acyl-CoA dehydrogenase family protein, which translates to MTDWNAMSDAEFRKEVRQFFEAEYPEELRHLPHRPKFAEIEHWHRKLHAKGWVAPAWPAEFGGMGLNAAKLLIFYEEQQRWGVNRGRDMGVQMVGPLIIKFGTREQKDYWLPRILSCEDIWCQGYSEPGAGSDLANLRTRAEIDGDDFVINGQKIWTTMAHDATHIFMLVRTDPDAPKKQQGISFLLAPMDQPGVDVRTITTLSGETEFCEVFFDNARTPRENLVGELNKGWTMAKALLSFERIFIGSPSLAQNALGQLESFARGRGAFDDPVFRDRFAQAALDVEDHAALYARFADQLKRGETLGADVSMLKIWVTECFQRITELMIEAAGPDGGTIGPLQVGNVSVDVLSSFYKARPTTIYGGSNEIQRNILSKAVLGLPG; encoded by the coding sequence ATGACCGACTGGAATGCAATGAGCGATGCGGAATTCCGCAAAGAAGTGCGCCAGTTCTTCGAAGCGGAATATCCCGAGGAGCTGCGTCATCTGCCGCACCGCCCGAAGTTCGCCGAGATCGAACATTGGCACCGCAAGCTTCACGCCAAGGGCTGGGTCGCACCAGCCTGGCCCGCTGAATTCGGCGGTATGGGCCTGAACGCTGCCAAGCTGCTGATCTTTTATGAAGAGCAGCAGCGCTGGGGCGTCAATCGCGGCCGCGACATGGGCGTGCAGATGGTCGGGCCGCTGATCATCAAATTCGGCACCCGGGAACAAAAAGATTACTGGCTGCCGCGTATCCTGAGTTGCGAAGACATCTGGTGCCAGGGATACTCGGAACCCGGCGCCGGGTCCGATCTGGCGAACCTGCGAACACGCGCAGAGATTGACGGGGACGACTTTGTCATCAACGGACAGAAGATCTGGACCACGATGGCGCATGACGCTACGCACATTTTCATGCTGGTGCGCACCGATCCGGATGCACCCAAGAAACAACAAGGCATCAGTTTCCTGCTCGCTCCGATGGATCAGCCCGGAGTCGATGTGCGCACCATCACGACCCTGTCGGGCGAGACCGAGTTTTGCGAGGTCTTCTTTGACAATGCTCGGACGCCCCGCGAGAACCTTGTCGGCGAGCTGAACAAGGGTTGGACGATGGCCAAGGCTCTCTTGAGCTTCGAACGCATTTTCATCGGTTCGCCAAGTCTGGCCCAGAACGCTCTGGGACAGCTTGAAAGCTTTGCCCGTGGCCGTGGCGCGTTTGACGATCCGGTGTTCCGTGACCGCTTTGCCCAGGCGGCACTGGATGTGGAAGATCATGCCGCGCTTTATGCCCGTTTTGCAGATCAGCTCAAACGTGGCGAGACGCTGGGTGCGGATGTCTCCATGCTGAAGATCTGGGTGACTGAATGCTTCCAGCGCATCACCGAACTGATGATCGAAGCAGCCGGTCCCGATGGCGGCACAATCGGCCCGCTTCAGGTTGGCAATGTTAGCGTCGACGTTTTGTCGAGCTTCTACAAGGCGAGGCCGACGACGATCTATGGCGGCTCGAACGAAATCCAGCGCAACATCCTGTCTAAAGCAGTACTTGGACTGCCGGGTTGA
- a CDS encoding thiolase — MTTELRGKSAIVGTGHAGFGEAHGLTAYDVMAQSALAALGDAGLKLSDVDGLFCTMMEDSMPALMAAEYLGIQPRFIDGTMSGGSSFVNYLTSATMALDAGLCDVALIVYGSNQRTASGRLVTASRPPAYEAPYNPRYPISAYAMAAARHMHEYGTTREQLADVAVAARAWAQRNPEAFERGPLTREDVLGARMVGDPLTVRDCCLVTDGGGAIVMVRADRARDFPKAPVYVLGSAAASSHRQISQMKDFTVTAARDSGARAFAAAGVTPADIQAVELYDAFTINTILFLEDLGFCAKGEGGAFVEGGRIAPGGVLPVNTNGGGLSCVHPGMYGIFTVIEAARQIRGDAPGIQLKDIDLALAHGNGGVLSSQVTAILGSQNTL, encoded by the coding sequence ATGACCACAGAACTTCGGGGGAAATCCGCCATCGTGGGAACCGGTCATGCCGGTTTCGGAGAAGCCCATGGCCTGACGGCCTATGATGTCATGGCGCAATCCGCGCTTGCGGCGCTTGGCGATGCCGGGCTGAAACTGTCCGACGTCGACGGGCTGTTCTGCACCATGATGGAAGACAGCATGCCGGCGCTTATGGCGGCTGAATACCTGGGCATCCAGCCCCGTTTCATCGATGGCACGATGTCGGGCGGTTCGTCCTTCGTAAACTACCTGACGTCTGCGACCATGGCGCTGGACGCCGGTCTGTGTGATGTCGCGCTGATTGTTTATGGCTCCAACCAGCGCACCGCATCGGGCAGACTGGTGACCGCTTCACGTCCGCCGGCCTACGAGGCGCCGTATAATCCGCGCTATCCGATCTCGGCCTATGCGATGGCGGCGGCGCGGCACATGCATGAATATGGCACCACCCGCGAACAGCTGGCCGACGTGGCCGTTGCCGCGCGGGCCTGGGCGCAGCGCAACCCCGAAGCGTTCGAGCGCGGCCCGCTTACCCGCGAGGACGTGTTGGGTGCGCGCATGGTGGGCGATCCATTGACCGTGCGCGACTGTTGTCTTGTCACCGACGGTGGCGGCGCGATCGTAATGGTCCGCGCGGACCGCGCCCGGGATTTCCCGAAGGCGCCTGTCTATGTGCTGGGCAGTGCTGCGGCAAGCTCGCACCGGCAGATTTCGCAGATGAAGGATTTCACCGTGACCGCAGCCCGCGACTCGGGCGCGCGCGCCTTTGCGGCGGCCGGCGTGACCCCTGCGGACATCCAGGCGGTCGAGCTCTATGATGCCTTCACCATCAACACGATTTTGTTTCTCGAAGATCTTGGGTTCTGCGCGAAGGGCGAGGGAGGGGCCTTTGTCGAGGGCGGACGCATCGCGCCTGGCGGCGTCTTGCCGGTGAACACGAATGGCGGCGGCCTGTCCTGTGTGCACCCCGGGATGTACGGCATCTTCACAGTGATCGAGGCTGCCCGTCAGATCCGTGGCGATGCGCCGGGCATTCAGTTGAAGGATATTGATCTGGCGCTGGCGCATGGCAACGGCGGTGTGCTGTCCAGTCAGGTCACGGCCATACTTGGATCGCAAAACACGCTCTGA
- a CDS encoding CaiB/BaiF CoA transferase family protein, which yields MEKLGIGWETLSARNPRLVMGSGKGYAADSVYRDAPAMDFPIQALTGLMSVTGFPDGSPMKCGAAITDFLGGVHLFGGIMAALHARGTTGRGDFVQIAMQDVTHHALASNISSFLLAPDGFADRAGNSQAVLKVAPYDLFPARDGQVAIMCLNDRHWQQLSRAMGRADLAEDLELAEGPARCARRAEVDGWVSEWTTQHSRAEIFEALSDASVPGAPVRTLAEVVSDDDMRTRGHDPRSSASGSGHGPCARVANEICTSQPRAPIPAPAAGADTARVLGAFRQAGLSTLSEDKN from the coding sequence ATGGAAAAACTGGGTATCGGGTGGGAGACGCTCTCGGCTCGCAATCCGCGCCTGGTCATGGGGTCGGGCAAGGGCTACGCCGCCGATTCCGTTTACCGCGATGCACCGGCGATGGATTTCCCCATTCAGGCGCTGACCGGGCTGATGTCGGTAACCGGGTTTCCTGATGGCTCGCCGATGAAATGCGGCGCGGCGATCACCGATTTTCTCGGCGGCGTCCACCTGTTTGGCGGGATCATGGCGGCGCTGCATGCACGCGGCACGACCGGGCGCGGCGACTTCGTTCAAATTGCCATGCAGGACGTGACGCATCACGCGCTGGCGTCCAATATCTCCAGCTTCCTGTTGGCACCTGACGGGTTTGCCGACCGTGCCGGCAACAGCCAGGCGGTGCTCAAGGTCGCGCCCTACGATCTGTTTCCGGCGCGGGACGGGCAGGTGGCGATCATGTGCCTTAATGATCGCCACTGGCAGCAATTGAGCCGCGCGATGGGGCGCGCCGATCTGGCCGAGGATCTCGAACTGGCCGAGGGCCCCGCGCGCTGTGCGCGGCGTGCCGAGGTCGATGGCTGGGTCTCGGAATGGACCACGCAGCATAGTCGTGCTGAGATTTTCGAGGCTTTGAGCGACGCCAGTGTGCCGGGCGCGCCGGTGCGCACCCTGGCCGAGGTGGTTTCGGACGATGACATGCGCACCCGCGGGCATGATCCACGATCTTCCGCATCCGGATCTGGGCACGGTCCCTGTGCCCGGGTTGCCAATGAAATTTGCACGTCACAACCACGTGCCCCCATACCCGCCCCGGCAGCGGGTGCCGATACGGCACGCGTACTGGGCGCATTTCGCCAGGCCGGGCTTTCCACACTCTCAGAGGACAAAAACTGA
- a CDS encoding NAD(P)H-dependent flavin oxidoreductase codes for MYSDTLLGHLRLPVICSPMFLVSGPDLVIAQCKAGVIGSFPALNAREKDGEPPLLEAWLKRITEELDAHNQANPDRPAAPFAVNQIVHRSNDRVERDVEICARWKVPVWITSMGAREDVNQAAHDCGGTVLHDVINNRFARKAIDKGADGLIAVCAGAGGHAGALSPFALVQEIREWFDGPLALSGSIATGSSVLGAQAIGADFAYIGSPFIATTEAVASEDYKQMIVDSGADDILYTSHFSGVNANYLKPSVRAVGLDPDNLTGDGNKLNLATGDIRPKAWRDIWGSGQGIGAVGAVTTTADYVDRLVREYHAAKDGLCA; via the coding sequence ATGTATTCCGACACTCTTCTCGGCCATCTGCGCCTGCCCGTGATCTGCTCTCCAATGTTCCTGGTATCCGGGCCCGACCTTGTCATCGCCCAATGCAAAGCCGGCGTGATCGGCAGTTTTCCCGCCCTGAACGCACGCGAAAAAGACGGCGAGCCCCCCCTGCTTGAAGCCTGGCTCAAACGCATCACCGAAGAGCTCGACGCACATAATCAGGCCAATCCCGACCGGCCCGCCGCGCCCTTTGCGGTCAACCAGATCGTGCACCGCTCGAATGATCGGGTCGAACGCGACGTCGAGATATGTGCCCGTTGGAAGGTGCCAGTCTGGATCACTTCGATGGGCGCACGCGAAGACGTGAACCAGGCGGCACATGATTGCGGCGGCACCGTGCTGCACGACGTGATCAACAACCGGTTTGCCAGGAAGGCCATCGACAAGGGGGCTGACGGACTGATCGCGGTCTGCGCCGGGGCGGGTGGCCATGCGGGTGCCCTGTCGCCCTTTGCGCTGGTTCAGGAGATCCGCGAATGGTTCGACGGTCCGCTGGCCCTGTCGGGATCCATCGCCACCGGAAGCTCCGTACTGGGCGCGCAGGCCATAGGCGCCGACTTTGCTTATATCGGGTCGCCCTTCATCGCGACAACCGAAGCCGTCGCCTCCGAGGATTACAAGCAGATGATCGTTGACAGCGGCGCGGACGACATTCTCTACACCAGCCATTTCAGCGGCGTGAACGCCAATTATCTCAAACCGTCGGTCCGGGCGGTTGGGCTTGATCCTGACAACCTGACCGGTGACGGCAACAAATTGAATTTGGCCACCGGCGACATCCGCCCGAAGGCTTGGCGCGACATTTGGGGCAGCGGTCAGGGGATCGGTGCGGTCGGCGCGGTGACGACGACAGCGGACTATGTTGACCGTCTCGTCCGGGAATACCATGCCGCCAAAGATGGGCTCTGCGCCTGA
- a CDS encoding MaoC family dehydratase — protein MRYLEDFSPGQVYRFRSAPMSADSIKAFAEEWDPQRLHTDEDYATAIHGSLIASGFQTMLEVFRPIMAEMMVDVANIGGMGFENLRWLRPVRPNEPLDVELTVNAVTPSKSKPDRGVLHYTLSAKNPEGEVVFSTDTPMMILRKQNDTD, from the coding sequence TTGAGGTATCTGGAAGACTTCTCGCCGGGCCAAGTCTATCGCTTTCGCAGCGCTCCGATGAGCGCGGATTCAATAAAGGCGTTTGCCGAGGAATGGGATCCGCAGCGGCTGCACACCGACGAAGACTATGCAACCGCCATACATGGCAGCCTGATCGCCTCGGGCTTTCAGACGATGCTGGAAGTGTTCAGGCCGATCATGGCTGAGATGATGGTCGATGTCGCCAATATCGGTGGCATGGGCTTTGAAAATCTGCGCTGGCTGCGGCCGGTGCGTCCGAACGAACCCCTTGATGTCGAACTGACGGTCAACGCGGTCACGCCGTCAAAGAGCAAGCCCGACAGAGGTGTTTTGCACTATACGCTCAGCGCCAAAAACCCTGAGGGCGAGGTCGTTTTTTCGACCGACACCCCCATGATGATCCTACGAAAGCAAAATGACACAGACTGA
- a CDS encoding CaiB/BaiF CoA transferase family protein yields the protein MAQPLKDILVLDFSTLLPGPMATLMLSEAGAEVIKFERPGVGEDARQTEPKIDGESIGFAVLNHGKRSVAIDLKSRGAVERLRPLIERADVLVEQFRPGVMDRLGLGYEAVRKINPGLIYCSITGYGQTGPKASAAGHDLNYVGDAGILSLSRGPDDQPTAPFGLVADIGGGTYPAVMNILLALIARQASGQGTHLDIAMAEGAFAFAYWAHAEGVIAGRNIESGGSRLTGGLARYRLYSAADGRQIAVGALEEKFWQSFCDVIGLPVALRDDWSDPNACAAEVAGRLREHPSTHWEPLLAAADCCCSVVKTPAEAARDPHFKARDVFGRAVKISDRNAPALPLPIAPEFRSSGNSVGVAATLGEDNTRYGVDQPKTE from the coding sequence ATGGCTCAACCGCTCAAGGATATCCTGGTGCTGGATTTCAGCACACTTCTTCCCGGTCCGATGGCGACGCTCATGCTGTCCGAGGCCGGCGCCGAAGTGATCAAGTTCGAGCGTCCCGGAGTCGGCGAGGACGCGCGCCAAACCGAGCCCAAGATCGACGGAGAGAGCATCGGATTTGCCGTGTTGAACCACGGCAAGCGATCGGTGGCCATCGACCTCAAGTCAAGGGGCGCAGTGGAACGTCTGCGCCCCTTGATCGAGAGGGCCGATGTTCTGGTAGAGCAGTTCCGTCCCGGCGTGATGGACCGGCTGGGGCTTGGTTATGAAGCGGTGCGAAAGATCAATCCCGGTCTCATCTATTGTTCGATCACCGGCTATGGCCAGACCGGACCAAAGGCCAGCGCCGCCGGCCACGATCTCAACTACGTCGGTGATGCGGGTATCCTGTCGCTCAGTCGCGGACCGGATGACCAGCCAACTGCCCCGTTCGGGCTGGTCGCCGATATCGGAGGCGGAACCTATCCTGCGGTGATGAATATCCTGCTGGCCCTGATTGCGCGGCAGGCAAGCGGGCAGGGGACGCATCTGGATATCGCAATGGCCGAGGGGGCGTTCGCCTTTGCCTATTGGGCCCATGCCGAAGGTGTGATTGCCGGGCGGAACATCGAAAGCGGTGGCAGCCGTCTGACGGGTGGCCTGGCCCGGTATCGGCTTTATTCGGCTGCGGACGGGCGTCAGATCGCCGTCGGCGCGTTGGAAGAAAAGTTCTGGCAGTCGTTCTGCGATGTCATTGGTTTGCCGGTGGCCCTTCGCGATGACTGGTCCGATCCCAATGCCTGTGCCGCGGAGGTTGCAGGTCGTCTGAGGGAACACCCCTCGACCCATTGGGAGCCTCTGCTGGCTGCGGCCGATTGCTGCTGTTCGGTCGTGAAAACGCCCGCCGAGGCGGCGCGCGACCCGCATTTCAAAGCGCGTGACGTGTTCGGACGGGCCGTAAAAATCTCCGACCGGAACGCGCCTGCTTTGCCGCTGCCAATTGCGCCGGAGTTCCGTTCTTCGGGAAATTCGGTCGGAGTTGCAGCCACTCTGGGCGAAGACAATACGCGTTATGGCGTGGACCAACCAAAGACAGAGTAA
- a CDS encoding enoyl-CoA hydratase/isomerase family protein produces the protein MSDRYAKYDKLKFDYPADRVLRITFDRPETFNSVDAETHTQMTDMWIDIDRDQDINSVIVTGAGKAFSAGGDFSLIENMIGNSHEIMKTWKEAKDLVYNIVNCNKPIISAINGPAAGAGLVVAILADISIAGKKAKIVDGHPRLGVAAGDVAAIIWPLLTSMAKAKYYLMTCKPVSGEEAERIGLVSMCVEDDELQQIALDTAVELANGSQSAIRWTKYSLNNWLRQAGPIFDASTALEMLGFMSEDVKEGVLSHREKRAPNFRKDCPL, from the coding sequence ATGTCTGACCGTTACGCGAAATATGACAAGTTGAAGTTTGACTACCCGGCGGATCGCGTCCTGCGCATCACTTTTGATCGGCCCGAGACGTTTAACTCGGTCGATGCCGAAACTCACACCCAGATGACGGATATGTGGATCGACATCGACCGCGACCAGGATATCAACTCGGTGATCGTGACCGGCGCGGGCAAGGCGTTCTCGGCCGGAGGCGATTTCAGCCTGATCGAAAACATGATCGGCAATTCGCACGAGATCATGAAGACGTGGAAAGAAGCCAAGGACCTCGTCTACAATATCGTCAACTGCAACAAGCCGATCATTTCCGCGATCAACGGCCCTGCGGCCGGGGCGGGCCTTGTGGTTGCCATTCTCGCCGACATCTCGATCGCCGGGAAGAAAGCCAAGATTGTCGATGGCCACCCGCGGCTGGGTGTTGCCGCTGGCGATGTCGCGGCGATCATCTGGCCGCTGCTGACCTCGATGGCCAAGGCGAAGTACTATCTGATGACCTGCAAACCGGTGTCGGGCGAAGAGGCCGAGCGCATCGGCCTTGTGTCAATGTGCGTCGAAGATGACGAGCTGCAGCAGATCGCCTTGGACACGGCCGTCGAACTGGCCAACGGGTCGCAAAGCGCGATCCGCTGGACCAAGTATTCGCTGAACAACTGGTTGCGTCAGGCCGGTCCGATCTTCGATGCCTCGACCGCGCTGGAAATGCTTGGCTTCATGAGCGAGGACGTCAAAGAAGGTGTGCTGTCGCACCGCGAGAAGCGCGCACCGAACTTCCGCAAGGACTGCCCGCTCTAA
- a CDS encoding transglutaminase-like domain-containing protein, which yields MDKSDDDLPTEAERYVMPSRFVESDSLEVQGFVTSALRDLPVDATNRDKAIRLFETVRDDIRYDPYCFALDEDSYRASRIAGAEAAFCVPKAILLAACLRAVGIPAALGFADVRNHLNTPKLQELMETDLFIYHGYVQLWLGNEAYKVTPAFNMELCERFGVKPLVFDGYHDALFHEFDEQNHRHMEYVNDRGLYFDAPMGEFLTTFKETYPKLEEFNRIRISKDASGYDDGFAKEGAS from the coding sequence ATGGACAAGTCTGACGATGACCTGCCGACTGAAGCTGAGCGTTATGTCATGCCATCGCGCTTTGTGGAAAGCGATAGCTTGGAAGTGCAGGGTTTCGTGACATCGGCTTTGCGTGATCTTCCTGTGGACGCAACCAATCGAGACAAGGCGATTCGCCTGTTCGAAACGGTTCGCGACGATATTCGCTATGATCCCTATTGTTTTGCGCTGGATGAGGACTCTTACCGTGCCAGCCGTATCGCTGGGGCGGAAGCGGCGTTTTGCGTTCCCAAGGCAATTCTGCTGGCGGCTTGTCTGCGTGCTGTGGGTATCCCCGCCGCTCTTGGGTTCGCGGATGTGCGCAACCACCTGAATACACCCAAGTTGCAGGAATTGATGGAGACCGATCTCTTTATCTACCACGGCTATGTTCAGTTGTGGTTGGGGAATGAGGCCTACAAGGTGACACCTGCATTCAACATGGAACTGTGTGAAAGATTCGGGGTCAAACCTCTGGTCTTCGACGGATATCACGACGCGCTCTTTCACGAGTTCGACGAACAGAATCACCGTCACATGGAATATGTGAACGACCGTGGGCTCTATTTCGACGCGCCGATGGGTGAGTTTCTGACGACGTTCAAGGAAACCTATCCGAAGCTGGAAGAATTCAACCGCATCCGGATATCCAAGGATGCGAGCGGATACGATGACGGTTTCGCAAAGGAGGGTGCCTCTTGA
- a CDS encoding acyl-CoA dehydrogenase family protein: MTQTDILSSEQEDLRLLRESARTLFERAGGSDRARKLRDAGGGFDAEMVRELAEAGVFGVAVPEDQGGLGMGLAAGGVIAEEVGRVIAPEPVVLTIGLSLGLLRRLCPDHPKMAQLIGGEISLAVAWQERGPGGAPADATCRYADGKLTGGKAWVVGATGSQGFLVVAEQDEGPVLVLTEADADGLVIDKRTQADGSSSGELSFSGTPAAELARGDAVQAALEEAVVDTTALAAAELVGLSGRAIEITLDYIKTREQFDKPIGSFQVIQHRAVDLNVMCEVAQAGVRAALAQMDSETDPKVRTPIASRAKARAVTAAKKITRDAIQLHGAVGYTDEFDIGLYLNRALVLSAWLGDDTYHRRIWFEAREAEGAAQ, encoded by the coding sequence ATGACACAGACTGATATCCTTTCCAGCGAACAAGAAGACCTTCGCCTGTTGCGCGAGAGCGCGCGCACGTTGTTTGAACGGGCGGGCGGAAGTGACAGAGCCCGAAAACTTCGTGATGCCGGGGGCGGTTTCGATGCGGAGATGGTCCGGGAACTCGCCGAGGCCGGTGTTTTCGGGGTGGCGGTGCCTGAAGATCAGGGCGGGCTTGGCATGGGCCTGGCCGCCGGGGGTGTCATCGCCGAGGAAGTCGGCCGTGTGATTGCACCGGAACCGGTCGTGTTGACAATCGGTCTGAGTCTTGGCCTTCTGCGCCGCCTTTGTCCGGATCATCCGAAGATGGCACAGCTCATCGGCGGCGAAATTTCTCTGGCGGTTGCCTGGCAGGAACGCGGTCCGGGCGGGGCGCCCGCCGATGCGACCTGCCGATACGCGGACGGTAAGCTGACCGGTGGCAAGGCCTGGGTCGTCGGTGCGACCGGATCGCAAGGGTTCCTCGTCGTGGCCGAACAAGATGAGGGGCCGGTTCTGGTCTTGACCGAGGCGGACGCGGACGGCCTTGTTATTGACAAGCGGACGCAGGCCGACGGCAGCTCCTCGGGCGAGCTTTCTTTTTCGGGAACGCCAGCTGCGGAACTTGCCCGCGGCGATGCGGTTCAAGCCGCGCTTGAGGAGGCTGTCGTCGATACCACGGCGCTTGCCGCAGCCGAGCTTGTCGGCCTGAGCGGTCGCGCCATTGAGATCACGCTCGACTACATCAAGACGCGCGAGCAGTTCGACAAGCCGATCGGATCATTCCAGGTCATCCAGCACCGTGCCGTCGACCTTAACGTTATGTGCGAGGTCGCGCAGGCCGGAGTGCGGGCGGCGCTTGCGCAGATGGACAGCGAAACCGATCCGAAGGTTCGGACCCCTATTGCCAGCCGCGCCAAGGCGCGCGCCGTCACGGCCGCCAAGAAAATCACCCGCGACGCGATCCAGTTGCATGGCGCAGTCGGATACACGGATGAGTTCGATATCGGGCTCTACCTGAACCGGGCGTTGGTGCTGTCGGCCTGGTTGGGCGACGATACCTATCACAGGCGGATTTGGTTCGAGGCACGCGAAGCAGAGGGGGCAGCACAATGA
- a CDS encoding phenylacetate--CoA ligase family protein produces the protein MSEDIYRDIAQAYADAAKMASGLKSRFTAAGFDPAAVTSLADLSRLPVMKKEELLKIQRDNPPFGGFLASGLKDVGRIYVSPGPIFEPALSGGVGHGLDLLFKAAGMGPGDIILNTWMYHLVPAGLLFDEAAQSVGATVIPSGVGNTELQAQIIVETGVTSICASTAFFLTLADKVIETYGRDAWTVKTAFLGGEMGDWMAKRRRMEAEYGVSTWAAYATADLGLVAYEDGGEGYLVHPDRVVQICDPISGEQVAHGEPGEVVVTARDASWPMIRFGTGDSAFALESNEDGSVGRISALQGRVGAAVKVREIFVYPRVIEEVVIVTPGAKAAQAVVTRESDRDMIRLSLVLEDGADASAAETAAAEAFKLHARIRADAVSVVAELPENAELIINQKDG, from the coding sequence ATGTCTGAAGATATTTATCGAGATATAGCTCAAGCCTATGCCGATGCGGCCAAAATGGCATCTGGTCTCAAATCGCGGTTTACGGCTGCCGGATTCGATCCGGCAGCCGTCACATCGTTGGCGGACCTGTCGCGGCTGCCAGTGATGAAGAAGGAAGAGCTTCTGAAGATCCAGCGTGATAACCCGCCTTTTGGCGGGTTCCTCGCCTCTGGTCTGAAGGATGTCGGGCGGATCTACGTGTCCCCCGGCCCGATCTTCGAACCGGCACTTTCGGGCGGTGTCGGCCACGGCCTTGACCTGCTGTTCAAGGCGGCCGGGATGGGGCCGGGGGATATCATCCTGAACACCTGGATGTATCATCTGGTGCCGGCAGGCTTGCTGTTCGACGAAGCGGCACAGTCCGTCGGGGCCACGGTGATCCCCAGCGGTGTCGGCAATACCGAGCTTCAGGCCCAGATCATCGTTGAAACCGGTGTGACTTCAATCTGCGCCTCGACCGCGTTTTTCCTGACGCTGGCGGACAAGGTGATTGAAACCTATGGCCGGGATGCCTGGACGGTGAAAACCGCCTTCCTCGGCGGTGAGATGGGCGACTGGATGGCCAAGCGCCGCCGGATGGAGGCCGAATATGGCGTGTCCACCTGGGCCGCCTATGCCACCGCCGATCTGGGCCTTGTCGCCTATGAGGATGGCGGCGAAGGCTATCTGGTTCATCCCGACCGCGTGGTGCAGATCTGCGATCCGATCAGTGGCGAGCAGGTAGCCCATGGCGAACCGGGCGAGGTTGTCGTGACCGCGCGCGATGCCAGTTGGCCGATGATCCGGTTCGGCACCGGCGACAGCGCCTTTGCTCTGGAAAGCAATGAAGATGGCAGTGTCGGCCGCATTTCTGCGTTGCAGGGCCGGGTCGGCGCGGCGGTCAAAGTGCGCGAGATCTTCGTCTATCCCCGCGTGATCGAAGAAGTCGTGATCGTGACGCCAGGCGCAAAGGCCGCGCAGGCCGTGGTGACGCGCGAAAGTGACCGTGACATGATCCGGCTTTCGCTTGTGCTGGAAGACGGCGCCGACGCCTCAGCTGCGGAAACAGCCGCAGCTGAGGCCTTCAAATTGCATGCCAGGATCCGTGCCGACGCGGTGAGCGTTGTTGCGGAACTGCCCGAGAATGCAGAACTGATCATCAACCAAAAAGACGGCTGA